CCTGGCTATCGTTGGTGACGTGCGGGGCTCTCACCTCATGACCTGTGTCGAGTTCGTGGCCGACAAGGCCACCAAGGCAGGATTCCCGGACGGAATCGACATCGGCAAGTTGGTGGCGAGCGAAGCTCAGAAGCGGGGGTTGATCGTCCGCCCGATCGGAAACCTCAACGTCATGTCCCCTGCGTTGACGATCTCCGAGTCCGAACTTGATGAGATCGTGGCCATTCTTCGCGAGTCGATCGTGGCCGCCCAGGCGCTCGTCCGATGAAGGTCGGCATTCAGCTTCCCGAGGTAGAACGCGAAGTCCGCTGGCCGGAACTGGCCACAATGAGCAAATCGATCGAGGATGCCGGATTTGATTCGATCTGGGTTGGCGACCATTTGCTCTACCGCACCAACGAGCGGGGGGCCCACGGGCCGTGGGAGGCCTGGTCACAAATGGCAGCAGTGGCGGCCATCACCGAACGAGTGGAAATCGGACCGCTGGTGG
This genomic interval from Acidimicrobiia bacterium contains the following:
- a CDS encoding aminotransferase class III-fold pyridoxal phosphate-dependent enzyme, with translation LAIVGDVRGSHLMTCVEFVADKATKAGFPDGIDIGKLVASEAQKRGLIVRPIGNLNVMSPALTISESELDEIVAILRESIVAAQALVR